GCGCGGCATTTCCTGCGGCCGTAGTCGAGATAGCCGCGCAGGTCGTCCTTGGTATACGGGCGTTCGGGCAGCGGGCCATCGTCGTCCTGCTCGATCAGCGTAAACGGCGCCGGGGCAGGAAGCCCTCCTCGGAGCCGGTCAGGTAGATATCGAGCCAGAACAGCGTGTGATAGACACGATACCAGACCTGCGAGAGTTCCGGCTTCTCGCCGGGATGTGTCCACAGGCAGGCGTGCCAGAGCGCGTCCGGGCAGTCGTCGATATTGTCCTCAAGATAGTCGATCGCGGCGCCGAACTGCCGCCACAGGCTCGCTTTCAGCAGGTCGTCCATGGCCAGTCATGCCTCCCCAGTCAGTTTCCCAAAGCCGCTATGGTCCTGGTTTGTGGAGGCGCAGCCTCCACACCTCCGCGAGGGACTTACGCCCCTCGACCCCTCGACCCCTCGCACAATTATCGGGAATCGATCACGCGGTACCACAAGTCGGTGCGCGGGCCGGCCTCGAACAGCCGGAATTTCTCGAACGTGAAGCGGTTGGGGTCGATATTCTCGAAGAAGCGCAGCCCGCCGCCGAGCAGGACTGGCATGATGCCGATGTGCAGTTCGTCGCACAGCCCGGCGTTGATACACTGCTGGCTGATGCTGACGCCGATCAGGATCACGTTCCGCTCGCCAGCGGCCGCTTTAGCCTGCGCCACCGCCTGCTCGATGCCCTCGGTCACGAACGTGATGGTCAGCGTGTCGCTTTCTCGCGGTTTCTTCTCCGGCACGCGATGCGTGAGGACGAACAGCGGCACCTGATATTCGTAGTTGCCGGCGTACCAGTCGGGGTCATCGGCCATATCGTACGAGTTCCGGCCGAGGATGACGGCGCCGGTTGTGCGTATTTCCTCCTGCAGCACCTCGGACTGCACCAGCGCGGCAAGGTCGGGGTACAGGCGGCTGGCATCGCCGTGCGGATCGCTGACGAACCCATCCAACGAGAGCGTCATCCCGCCAATCACTTTGCCCATGTCGCACCATTCCTCCCGTTTTTGCGACCAGGGGATAAATTAGCATATTTGTTCTATATCCGCAAATCGGGGGCGAGACAGACTGCTGCGTGCGCTATCCTGCGAGTTGATAGATGGCCGGGCGGTAGCGCGGCGCGGGGATTGGGAGACCTTCTTCGCGCATGACGGCCAGCACGCCCTCTTTCGCGATCAAAACTTCGCGCAGTGCCTCTTCGGGTGTCTCGCCATGCGCCGAACAATATTTGAGATCGGGGATATCCGCAATATAGGCGTTATCTTCGTCGCTGTAGAAGATATTGATGTGATAATCGCTCATTCTTCCTCCTTCAGCGTCAGTGCGTATTCTTCAACCATCCGGAGCAGCGTTCGAACCTGGTAGGGTTTCGCTTGTCCATTATTGTCCGGTTGCAGAGACAGTATTTCCGGCACATCAGGATGTTTGTAGATATGATGGCTGCCGGAAATTCGCTTCAGTATAAACCCGAACCCATC
The sequence above is drawn from the Candidatus Flexicrinis proximus genome and encodes:
- a CDS encoding type II toxin-antitoxin system HicB family antitoxin; its protein translation is MSDYHINIFYSDEDNAYIADIPDLKYCSAHGETPEEALREVLIAKEGVLAVMREEGLPIPAPRYRPAIYQLAG
- a CDS encoding type II toxin-antitoxin system HicA family toxin encodes the protein MVKRRKLLVKATTSRNLRFDELTALVDGFGFILKRISGSHHIYKHPDVPEILSLQPDNNGQAKPYQVRTLLRMVEEYALTLKEEE
- a CDS encoding dihydrofolate reductase family protein; this encodes MGKVIGGMTLSLDGFVSDPHGDASRLYPDLAALVQSEVLQEEIRTTGAVILGRNSYDMADDPDWYAGNYEYQVPLFVLTHRVPEKKPRESDTLTITFVTEGIEQAVAQAKAAAGERNVILIGVSISQQCINAGLCDELHIGIMPVLLGGGLRFFENIDPNRFTFEKFRLFEAGPRTDLWYRVIDSR